The region CCTTTGGAAGCAATTCTGCCATTGCCTTTGCAAGCATGGATTTGCCGGTACCTGGAGTACCGATCATCATAACATGTCTTCGCTGGCTTGCAGCTTTTTTGACAACCTCCACTGCATGCTCCTGACCAATGATCTGATCGATCAATAGTTTAGGCACTTCGATGGAACTGGTGGTGTCAAATGATTCTTCCAATTCCTCATCTTTAGAAGCCATTTCTTCCGCCATAGTTTACTCACGTTTAAATCAATATTAAAAGTTCACAATCTCTAGAGTCTATCAAAAGTATATAATCAATGTATTGGCATGATGCATGAAGTAAACTCATTTCTGATAAATATATTTAACCGTTCAACTTGTCCTTTTCGGGAAAAATTGCATTGCATATTGTGACAATAATGTTTGTTTATTTCCAAGTCCATAACATAATTACAGTGAACATAAAGTACAATAAATTTGTTAAAAGGAAGAAACATTCTATATATAAAGACTTGTATAGTAATCAGCGGTGTACCAATGGAAAGGCTATCTACAGGAATTCAGGGTCTTGACAAAAAGATTGGTGATGGATACCCGGGGAAAAAAGGAATTCTTATCACCGGTGCTCCCGGATCAGGTAAAACGATTTTTGCAATGCACGCAATAAACCAGGCATGTACAGATGGGAAAAAATCTGTAATAATGGCAACAGAAGAGACCGAAGAAGATATTACCCAACAGGCCAAAATGTTTGATTTTCCTTTTGACAAATATATAGAAAGCGGTTTACTTGAAGTTGTAAAAATCCTGGAAATGAGAAGCCGTAGCGTAACTAAAGCTGCTGAAATGATAGATGGATTGAGTTTAAAAGAGGTTGACATCATAAGCCTGCCTGAACTGATACCTTATGATGCCGAAGTAATCGTAATAGACAATATCGGAGTTTTCGCAATTGGTTTAACACCGCGTGAATTTCGTGATCAGTTTGATACACTGAATCTTTTACTTTCACAAAAAGATGTGACAACACTTTTTGTAATGGATGAGGCTGCCCACCAGATGACCCGTGGGGTTGCAGATTACTCGACCTTTGGCAATATCGATTTATTGGTAAAAGAAAATCCATATACAGGAAAAATGGAACGTTTTGTTTTCATACCAAAGATGAGAAATACACCCATTTCACTTGACCCCATCCCGTTTGATATTACATCTAAAGGCATAGATATAAAGGGTAGGAAAGATAATTGACAGCACTTTTTTTAAAAAGACTTATTAATCAAGTATCCCAACCATAACATAGAAAATATGGAAAGCGAAATCCCACCCAAAATACTCATCGTAGATGATGAACCACAAAATCTGGATCTAATGG is a window of Methanohalophilus mahii DSM 5219 DNA encoding:
- a CDS encoding RAD55 family ATPase, which produces MERLSTGIQGLDKKIGDGYPGKKGILITGAPGSGKTIFAMHAINQACTDGKKSVIMATEETEEDITQQAKMFDFPFDKYIESGLLEVVKILEMRSRSVTKAAEMIDGLSLKEVDIISLPELIPYDAEVIVIDNIGVFAIGLTPREFRDQFDTLNLLLSQKDVTTLFVMDEAAHQMTRGVADYSTFGNIDLLVKENPYTGKMERFVFIPKMRNTPISLDPIPFDITSKGIDIKGRKDN